Genomic segment of Yoonia sp. R2331:
CAAGCGCGCGCGCTCCATCACTTTTTGGACCATGCGCGGGTTCAGCGCACCGCCACGTGCCCCACGAAACAGCGGGCCGTCAGGGACGGGGTCAAAGGGCGCAAGGTCGATGTAGGCTGCGACGGCCACGCGGGCAGGGCCGATGACCGGCACGATCCTTTCTTTCCCACCCTTGCCGGTGATCCGCAGCGTGTCGGGCAGGGGGTAGTCTCGACCGGTTAGGCCCAAAGCTTCTGATATCCGCAGTCCGCAACCATACATCAGCGTGACCACGGCGCTGTCACGTGCCGCGATCCAGCCTTCGGTGGCTTGCAATTCCACTGTGTCGATCATTGCGACGGCTGCGTCTTCGGCCAGCGGGCGGGGCAGCTTTTTCTGGAATTTGGGCGCGCGGGTGGATAGCACAGCTGTTGGTTCAAACCCTTCGCGTTCGGCCAGCCAGCGATAAAACGATTTCACCGCCGAGAGCTGCCGCGCAAGGCTGCGCGCGCCAACGCCACCAGCACGCGCACGCGCCATCCATGCGCGCATGTCACTGACAGTGATTTTCGCAATCGGGCCAAGCCCT
This window contains:
- a CDS encoding tyrosine recombinase XerC is translated as MIAPALTDALSKWLDHARAIDGAAENTLKAYQADVLGFLAFMGDHHGGAQGLGPIAKITVSDMRAWMARARAGGVGARSLARQLSAVKSFYRWLAEREGFEPTAVLSTRAPKFQKKLPRPLAEDAAVAMIDTVELQATEGWIAARDSAVVTLMYGCGLRISEALGLTGRDYPLPDTLRITGKGGKERIVPVIGPARVAVAAYIDLAPFDPVPDGPLFRGARGGALNPRMVQKVMERARLQLGLPATATPHAMRHSFATHLLTAGGDLRAIQELLGHSSLSTTQAYTAVDTARLMEVYSKAHPRA